Proteins co-encoded in one Streptomyces sp. NBC_01283 genomic window:
- a CDS encoding GH1 family beta-glucosidase, producing the protein MTESLAFPADFLWGAATSAYQIEGAVREDGRTPSIWDTFSHTPGRTADGDTGDIAVEHYHRYRDDVALMADLGLGAYRFSVSWSRVQPTGRGPAVQRGLDFYRRLVDELLAKGIKPALTLYHWDLPQELEDAGGWPARETAHRFAEYAGFVAEALGDRVESWITLNEPWCSAFLGYGSGVHAPGRTDPAAALQAAHHLNLAHGLGTQALRAALPARAKVAVSLNSSVVRAVSDSPADQDARRRIDNLANGVFHGPMLHGAYPADLLTDTARVTDWSFVHDGDLAAIHQPLDALGLNYYTPALVSAAHDDPGNPRADGHGASEHSPWPASDDVAFHQTPGDRTEMGWTIDPTGLHELIMRYTREAPGLPLYITENGAAYDDKPDPEGRVHDPERIAYLHGHLAAVRRAITDGADVRGYYLWSLMDNFEWSYGYSKRFGAVYVDYETQARVPKSSAHWYAGVASTGELPREYVAD; encoded by the coding sequence ATGACTGAATCCCTTGCCTTTCCGGCCGATTTCCTCTGGGGTGCCGCCACGTCCGCGTACCAGATCGAGGGCGCCGTGCGTGAAGACGGCCGCACCCCCTCCATCTGGGACACCTTCAGCCACACACCCGGCAGGACGGCCGACGGCGACACCGGTGACATCGCCGTCGAGCACTATCACCGCTACCGCGACGACGTCGCGCTCATGGCGGACCTCGGCCTGGGCGCCTACCGGTTCTCCGTCTCCTGGTCGCGCGTGCAGCCCACCGGGCGCGGTCCCGCCGTGCAGCGCGGCCTCGACTTCTACCGACGGCTCGTCGACGAGCTGCTGGCCAAGGGCATCAAGCCCGCCCTGACCCTCTACCACTGGGACCTGCCGCAGGAACTGGAGGACGCGGGCGGCTGGCCCGCGCGCGAGACCGCCCACCGGTTCGCCGAGTACGCGGGCTTCGTCGCCGAGGCGCTCGGCGACCGCGTCGAGTCCTGGATCACGCTCAACGAGCCATGGTGCAGCGCCTTCCTGGGGTACGGCTCCGGCGTGCACGCCCCCGGCCGCACCGACCCGGCGGCCGCACTCCAGGCCGCGCACCACCTCAACCTCGCGCACGGCCTGGGCACCCAGGCGCTGCGCGCCGCCCTGCCGGCCCGCGCCAAGGTCGCGGTGAGCCTCAACTCCTCGGTGGTCAGGGCGGTTTCGGACAGCCCCGCGGACCAGGACGCCCGCCGCCGCATCGACAACCTCGCGAACGGCGTCTTCCACGGCCCGATGCTGCACGGCGCCTACCCCGCGGACCTGCTCACCGACACGGCCCGGGTCACCGACTGGTCCTTCGTGCACGACGGCGACCTGGCCGCCATCCACCAGCCGCTGGACGCGCTCGGCCTGAACTACTACACGCCCGCGCTGGTCTCCGCCGCGCACGACGACCCGGGCAACCCGCGGGCCGACGGGCACGGCGCGAGCGAGCACTCCCCGTGGCCCGCGTCCGACGACGTGGCGTTCCACCAGACGCCGGGCGACCGCACCGAGATGGGCTGGACCATCGACCCGACGGGGCTGCACGAGCTGATCATGCGCTACACCCGGGAGGCGCCGGGCCTTCCGCTGTACATCACCGAGAACGGCGCGGCCTACGACGACAAGCCCGACCCGGAGGGCCGCGTCCACGACCCGGAGCGCATCGCCTACCTGCACGGACACTTGGCCGCCGTCCGCCGGGCCATCACGGACGGTGCCGACGTGCGCGGCTACTACCTCTGGTCCCTCATGGACAACTTCGAATGGTCGTACGGCTACAGCAAGCGCTTCGGCGCGGTGTACGTCGACTACGAGACGCAGGCCCGCGTCCCGAAGTCCAGCGCCCACTGGTACGCGGGCGTCGCGTCCACCGGTGAGCTGCCGCGGGAGTACGTC
- a CDS encoding ABC transporter substrate-binding protein, producing MRTSSRRSGRLVAFAAVTALATSLLAGCSSDDDSGSEGGDGKVTLNVGTFGVLGLKQAGLYAEYEKSHPNIKIKENVIERNDAYYPKLLTQLQSGAGVNDVAAIEVSNITEVVQTQAAKFEDLSKAKGVDKSTYLDWKWKQATTDDGKTVGLGVDIGPTALCYRKDLFKKAGLPTDREELAKEWAGDWDKYVDVGKKYMKKAPDGTKFVDSASSVYNAVFAGAKERYYDKGGKEIYEDSQGRKDAWDAAMKVAQGDMSSKLKQFDPTWDQGFANAKFATVACPAWMAGYIQEKTGPEGKGQWDMAKAPTDGNWGGTFLGVPSAGKHKKEATELAVWLTQPEQLAKVFAKQASFPSTPSAYDTLKPSPATKAYFNDAPITEIYADIAKNTPSAIYGLKDAQIGQSITDIGVLQVEQQGKSPAEGWEAAQKEIKDVLGQ from the coding sequence ATGCGCACGAGTTCCCGCCGGTCCGGACGGCTGGTGGCCTTCGCGGCCGTGACCGCGCTGGCCACGAGCCTGCTGGCCGGTTGTTCCAGCGACGACGACAGCGGTTCGGAGGGCGGCGACGGCAAGGTCACGCTCAACGTGGGCACGTTCGGCGTGCTGGGCCTGAAGCAGGCAGGTCTCTACGCCGAGTACGAGAAGTCGCACCCGAACATCAAGATCAAAGAGAACGTCATCGAGCGCAACGACGCCTATTACCCGAAGCTGCTCACCCAGCTCCAGTCCGGCGCCGGTGTCAATGACGTCGCGGCCATAGAGGTCAGCAACATCACCGAGGTCGTGCAGACCCAGGCCGCCAAGTTCGAGGACCTGAGCAAGGCCAAGGGCGTGGACAAGTCCACGTATCTCGACTGGAAGTGGAAGCAGGCCACGACCGACGACGGCAAGACGGTCGGCCTCGGCGTCGACATCGGCCCGACGGCACTCTGTTACCGCAAGGACCTCTTCAAGAAGGCCGGTCTGCCCACCGACCGCGAGGAGCTCGCCAAGGAGTGGGCCGGCGACTGGGACAAGTACGTCGACGTCGGCAAGAAGTACATGAAGAAGGCGCCCGACGGCACCAAGTTCGTCGACTCCGCCTCCAGTGTCTACAACGCCGTCTTCGCCGGTGCGAAAGAGCGGTACTACGACAAGGGCGGCAAGGAGATCTACGAGGACAGCCAGGGCCGCAAGGACGCCTGGGACGCGGCGATGAAGGTCGCGCAGGGCGACATGTCCTCCAAGCTCAAGCAGTTCGACCCGACCTGGGACCAGGGCTTCGCCAACGCCAAGTTCGCCACCGTGGCGTGCCCCGCGTGGATGGCCGGTTACATCCAGGAGAAGACGGGCCCGGAGGGCAAGGGCCAGTGGGACATGGCCAAGGCGCCCACCGACGGCAACTGGGGCGGAACGTTCCTCGGCGTGCCGAGCGCGGGCAAGCACAAGAAGGAGGCGACCGAGCTCGCCGTCTGGCTGACGCAGCCCGAGCAGCTCGCGAAGGTCTTCGCCAAGCAGGCCAGCTTCCCGTCCACCCCGTCGGCGTACGACACGCTGAAGCCGTCGCCCGCGACCAAGGCGTACTTCAACGACGCGCCCATCACGGAGATCTACGCCGACATCGCGAAGAACACCCCGTCGGCCATCTACGGCCTCAAGGACGCCCAGATCGGCCAGTCCATCACGGACATCGGTGTGCTCCAGGTGGAGCAACAGGGCAAGTCTCCGGCTGAGGGCTGGGAAGCCGCGCAGAAGGAGATCAAGGATGTTCTGGGACAGTGA
- a CDS encoding LacI family DNA-binding transcriptional regulator yields MAAHGARGRSGGRPTLEEVAARAGVGRGTVSRVINGSPRVSETTRTAVEAAVAELGYVPNTAARALAANRTDAIALVVPEPETRFFAEPYFSDVLRGVGAELSETEMQLLLIFAGNDRRRQRLAQYLAAHRVDGVLLVSVHADDPLPDLLSQLEIPAVISGRRSADEALPSVDSDNFAGAHSAVEHLLARGRTRIATITGRLDVYGAQRRLDGYRAALSDAGHAVDEGLIAPGDFTEEGGHRAMTELLAACPGVDAVFAGSDVMAAGARQALREAGRRIPDDVALVGFDDSAIARHMDPPLTSVRQPIEEMGRAMIDLLLAEIADDRPASARRLEHRQLVLPTELVERASS; encoded by the coding sequence ATGGCAGCTCACGGTGCGCGTGGCCGCAGCGGCGGTCGACCGACCCTGGAGGAGGTCGCCGCGCGGGCGGGAGTGGGCCGCGGGACGGTCTCCCGGGTGATCAACGGCTCACCGCGGGTGAGCGAGACGACCAGGACGGCCGTCGAGGCCGCCGTGGCGGAGCTCGGTTACGTCCCGAACACGGCGGCCCGTGCCCTCGCCGCCAACCGCACGGACGCCATCGCCCTGGTCGTGCCCGAGCCCGAGACCCGCTTCTTCGCCGAGCCGTACTTCTCCGACGTCCTGCGCGGGGTCGGGGCGGAGCTCAGCGAGACGGAGATGCAGCTCCTGCTGATCTTCGCCGGGAACGACCGCAGGCGTCAGCGCCTTGCCCAGTACCTCGCGGCCCACCGCGTCGACGGCGTCCTCCTCGTCTCGGTGCACGCCGACGACCCGCTGCCGGACCTGCTCTCCCAGCTGGAGATCCCCGCGGTGATCAGCGGCCGCCGCTCGGCCGACGAGGCGCTGCCCTCGGTCGACTCCGACAACTTCGCGGGGGCCCACTCGGCGGTGGAGCACCTCCTGGCACGCGGCCGTACGCGTATAGCCACCATCACCGGCCGCCTGGACGTCTACGGCGCCCAGCGCCGCCTGGACGGCTACCGCGCGGCGCTCTCGGACGCGGGCCACGCGGTGGACGAGGGGCTCATCGCGCCGGGCGACTTCACGGAGGAGGGCGGGCACCGGGCGATGACGGAGCTGCTCGCGGCCTGCCCCGGGGTGGACGCGGTGTTCGCGGGTTCCGACGTGATGGCCGCGGGTGCCCGGCAGGCCCTGCGCGAGGCCGGCCGCCGGATACCCGACGACGTGGCGCTCGTCGGCTTCGACGACTCGGCGATCGCCCGCCACATGGACCCGCCCCTGACGAGCGTGCGGCAGCCGATCGAGGAGATGGGCCGGGCGATGATCGACCTGCTGCTCGCCGAGATCGCGGACGACCGCCCGGCCTCGGCCCGCCGCCTGGAGCACCGCCAACTGGTTCTGCCCACGGAACTGGTGGAGCGGGCGTCGTCCTGA
- a CDS encoding carbohydrate ABC transporter permease, which translates to MSETAEYAETASPGEGDAAPAASGRRKASPTSSWRSRLYRWDIKASPYVFVAPFFLFFGAFGLFPLLYTGWASLHRLELTNLDDSTWLGLENYTNLLQSDYFWNALGNTFTIGIISTVPQLAVALGIAHLLNYKLRGSTLWRVAMLAPYATSVASASLVFTLLFAWDGGMVNWIIGSVGIDPVNWRESSWGSQFAVSSIVIWRWTGYNALIYLAAMQAVPHDLYESASLDGASRWQQFRHVTIPMLRPTILFTVVVSTIGATQLFGEPLLFGGTSGSKGGADHQFQTLGLYLYDQGWINGHLGRASAVAWLMLVVLLLIAAVNLLIARRLRKAQ; encoded by the coding sequence ATGTCCGAGACCGCTGAGTACGCCGAGACCGCGTCCCCCGGTGAGGGGGACGCGGCCCCGGCCGCGTCCGGGAGGCGCAAGGCCTCCCCCACGTCCTCGTGGCGCAGCCGCCTGTACCGCTGGGACATAAAGGCGTCGCCGTACGTCTTCGTCGCCCCGTTCTTCCTCTTCTTCGGTGCCTTCGGCCTGTTCCCTCTGCTCTACACCGGCTGGGCCTCGCTGCACCGCCTGGAGCTGACCAACCTCGACGACAGCACCTGGCTGGGCCTGGAGAACTACACCAACCTGCTGCAGAGCGACTACTTCTGGAACGCCCTCGGCAACACCTTCACCATCGGCATCATCTCCACCGTCCCGCAGCTCGCCGTCGCGCTCGGCATCGCGCATCTGCTCAACTACAAGCTGCGCGGCTCCACCCTGTGGCGGGTGGCGATGCTCGCTCCGTACGCCACGTCGGTGGCGAGTGCCTCGCTGGTCTTCACGCTGCTCTTCGCGTGGGACGGCGGCATGGTCAACTGGATCATCGGGTCCGTCGGCATCGATCCCGTCAACTGGCGTGAGTCGTCGTGGGGTTCGCAGTTCGCGGTGTCGTCGATCGTCATCTGGCGGTGGACCGGCTACAACGCGCTGATCTATCTGGCGGCGATGCAGGCCGTGCCGCACGACCTGTACGAGTCGGCCTCCCTGGACGGCGCCTCGCGCTGGCAGCAGTTCCGGCACGTGACCATCCCGATGCTGCGTCCGACGATCCTGTTCACGGTGGTCGTCTCCACCATCGGGGCGACGCAGCTCTTCGGTGAGCCGCTGCTGTTCGGCGGCACCTCCGGGTCCAAGGGCGGCGCCGACCACCAGTTCCAGACCCTGGGGCTCTATCTGTACGACCAGGGCTGGATCAACGGCCACCTGGGGCGGGCCTCGGCGGTCGCCTGGCTGATGCTCGTGGTCCTGCTGCTCATCGCCGCGGTCAATCTGCTGATCGCCCGACGTCTGAGGAAGGCCCAATGA
- a CDS encoding carbohydrate ABC transporter permease encodes MKSRTPGLTPARPLGLKAGRTMHAGPVTYVVLALFTAVSLAPLIWTAIAASRTSGRLAQTPPPLWFGGNLFKNLERAWTEASLGDAMLNTTIVAGSITIGTVLFSTIAGFAFAKLKFKFSGLLLLLTIGTMMVPPQLSVVPLYLWIADLQWTNQLQAVILPTFVSAFGVFFMRQFLLQALPSELIEAARMDGASSLRIIWHVVFPAARPAMAVLGLLTFVMAWNDFLWPIIALNQSNPTVQVALNSLGTGYIPDRAVIMAGALLGTLPLLLAFILFGKQIVSGIMQGAVKG; translated from the coding sequence ATGAAGTCCCGCACCCCGGGCCTGACGCCTGCCCGGCCGCTGGGCCTGAAGGCCGGCCGCACGATGCACGCGGGGCCCGTGACCTACGTCGTCCTTGCGCTGTTCACCGCCGTCTCGCTGGCACCGCTGATCTGGACGGCGATCGCGGCCTCGCGCACGAGCGGACGGCTCGCCCAGACCCCGCCGCCCCTGTGGTTCGGCGGGAACCTCTTCAAGAACCTGGAGCGGGCCTGGACCGAGGCCAGCCTCGGCGACGCGATGCTGAACACCACGATCGTGGCGGGCAGCATCACCATCGGCACCGTGCTGTTCTCCACGATCGCCGGATTCGCCTTCGCCAAGCTGAAGTTCAAGTTCAGCGGCCTGCTGCTCCTGCTGACCATCGGCACGATGATGGTGCCGCCGCAGCTCAGCGTCGTACCGCTGTATCTGTGGATCGCCGACCTGCAGTGGACCAACCAGCTCCAGGCGGTGATCCTGCCGACGTTCGTGAGCGCCTTCGGGGTGTTCTTCATGCGGCAGTTCCTGCTCCAGGCACTGCCGAGCGAGCTCATCGAGGCGGCGCGGATGGACGGCGCGAGCAGTCTGCGCATCATCTGGCACGTGGTGTTCCCGGCGGCACGCCCCGCGATGGCGGTGCTCGGTCTGCTGACGTTCGTCATGGCCTGGAACGACTTCCTGTGGCCGATCATCGCGCTGAACCAGTCGAACCCCACCGTGCAGGTGGCGCTCAACTCCCTCGGCACGGGTTACATCCCGGACCGGGCGGTGATCATGGCGGGCGCCCTGCTCGGCACCCTGCCGCTGCTCCTGGCGTTCATCCTCTTCGGCAAGCAGATCGTGAGCGGCATCATGCAGGGCGCAGTGAAGGGCTGA